The nucleotide window CTTTGAACAGAGCACCCTGCCGGACGAGCCGGATCGAGGGAGGATCAATACGCTGCTCGTGGAGCTGCGACGGGAGTTTGAAGTAGCACAAGTTTCCAACTTGTGAGTGCTCGCGGCGGAGCGCTGTGGGATGTTTGAAAGTCCCTTTCCACTCGTCTGCCGCACCCATGCGCAAGTTGGAAACTTACGCTACTTCAACGCCTCAAAAGTCAGCCCGAACTTCGCGAGATACTTCTTCAGCCGGTCCGCATCGTTCGTCACCGCACGCTTCTTCCGCGAAACCGCGAACAGCTCCCGTCCCGCCTCCGAAAGCGTCTTAGACCTTCTGCACACCGCCACCACGTGCGCGAGTTGCACTTGGTCGAAGGGATCGATGTCGTCCAATCCATCTCCTAGCAACGCTTCCAGATCCGCGCCTTCCATCGCGCTGCCCGCGCCTGGCCGGTGCCAGCTTTCGCGCAGCCGTTCGACCTCCTCCTCCACCTCCTCCACCCGGATGCGCCCGCGCGGAGCCAGCGTGGCCATCCGCGTGACCGCGGCATTGAGATCGCGGAAGTTCCCGGACCACGGTGTGTCCACCGCTTCCGCAAACGTGAGAAAACGCTGCCGCGCCTCCTTGTTGAAACTCGCCTCGCGCCCGTGCGAGCCCGCGAACCGCCGCAGCTCGTAGTCCAGGTTCGGCGCGATGTCCTCGCGCCGCTGCGCCAGCGAGGGCAGTGTGAAGGTCCACAGGTTGATGCGCGCCAGCAGGTCCTCGCGGAAACGGCCCTGTGCCACCTCGCAGCGGAGATCGCGGTTGGTGCCCGCGATCAGGAGGAAGTCGCTCGTCGCCGGGCGATCGGAACCCACCGGCAGGAAGGTCTTGTCCTCCAGCGCGCGCAGCAGCATCGCCTGCTCGTCGAGACCCAGCTCGCCGATTTCATCGAGGAACAACATGCCCCCATCGGCTTCCCGCAGCAGCCCCGGCCGGTCGCGCTGGGCACCGGTGAAGGACCCGCGCACGTGGCCGAAGAGCGCGGAGGCCGCGGTATCGCCCTGGAGCGTGGCGCAGTTGATTTCCACGAAGGGACCCTTCAGGCCGCCGCGTTGTTTCTTCAGCTCGTGCAGCCGCCGGGCGAGCTGGGACTTGCCCGCGCCGGTCGCGCCATGCAGCAGGATCGGCGCCTTCGAGCGCAGGGCCACCTGCTCGATGCGGTCGATCATGCGGTTGAACGCCGGATTGCGTGTCGCGATGCCGCTCTTGAGGAAATCCGCGGCCTCGGCCTGCTCTTCGGCGAAGCGGGTACTAAGCTTGTCGTACTTGGACAGGTCCAGATCGATCACCGCATAACCGGGCAATGCGGGCTTGCGATTGCTGCGGCCCACCGGTGGCGAGGTCTGGATCAGCTTGCCCGGCAGCGTCCCCGCTTCGTTCAGCAGGAACAACGAGATCTGCGCGATGTGGGTGCCGGTGGTGATGTGGATGTAGTAGTCCTCATGCTCCGGATCGAAGGGATAGGACCGCGCCCAGTCGTGCAGCGCGGCGTACACCGACTCCAGGTCCCAGGGATCACGGCCGAAGCTCACCTCATGGAGCCGCGCCTCCGTTTCCGGAGAAATCTGCCGCACGTCCTCCAGCACGCGACCGGACAGCTTGGAGAAGCTTTTTTCCGCCAGCAATTCGAAGCGGTCGAACAGCAACTCCTCATGCTGGAACAGGGAAATGGTGGGCCGCCAGCTCTCCCAACGGTCTTCCCAGAAGCCGTGGTCCAGCTTGGTGCCAAGGATTCCAATCGCCACGCGCTTCATGGATAAAAGACTAGCGAAATAGCTAATAATTGAAAGTAAAAATCGGATGCGTGGCTATGCTCGAAAAAATCGAAACATTTTTAATTCATTCACCACTAATAGATTAGAGGTGAAATCGCGATGCTCTAACACGCCTTGGCATGGGCCATGCCAATACCCCTTTCGTCCGGCGCAACTCCCGGACAATGCCCACCATGGCCAATCGCACTCTCTTCCAGACCCTCCGTGGAGCCTTCGTTCCCCGCACTGATGCGATCAACGATGCCGCCGCTCCCGCCTACGCCCGCACCCCGCAGGCTACCCTCGCCCAACTGGCCGCGACCGGTTCGCTGAACCGGACCTTCTACGCCAGCGCCGAGACCCAGCTCGACCGCGTGCTGGAGGCCGCGCAACAGGTGGACACCGACTTCCTCGCCCGCACCGCCCTTTATGCCCGCCGCCGCGCGTTCATGAAGGACATGCCAGCCCTGCTCTGCGCCGTGCTCGCCACCCGCGATCTCGACCGGCTCATCGAAATCTTCCCGCAAGTGATCGACAATGGCCGGATGCTCCGGACCTTCGTCCAGATCCTCCGTTCCGGTGTTACCGGGCGGAAGTCGCTCGGCTCCGCGCCGAAGCGCCTCGTCCGCCAGTGGCTCGAGCGCGCCAGCGAGCGCCAGCTCATCGATGCGTCCATCGGCAATGCACCGTCGCTGGCGGACATCGTGAAGATGGTCCACCCGCGCCCGACCGATCCGGCCCGCGAGGCATTCTACGCCTGGTTGATCGGAAAGCCGTGGAATCCGGACGTCCTCCCCGCCGCGCTGCGTGCTTTCGAAGATTGGAAGCGTGACCGCGCCGGTGAGATTCCGGACGTGCCGTTCCAGATGCTTACGGCACAGGACCTCGGCGAAAAGGAATGGGCCGCCATCGCGCGGAAAGCTTCCTGGCAGACCACGCGGATGAACTTGAACACGTTCCTCCGCCACGGCCTCGCCAAGAATCCGGAACTCATCCGCCTGATCGCCAAGCGCCTCGCCGATCCGGATGCGGTCCGCCGCGCCCGTGCCTTCCCCTACCAGTTGCTGGTCGCCTTCATGAACGCCGCGGCGGAAATGCCGCACGCGATCAAGGAGGCTCTCCAGGATGCGATGGAAACCGCGCTCGCCAACGTGCCGGACATCGCCGGCCGGGTGGTTGTCTGCGCGGACGTGTCGGGATCGATGCAGTGCTCCGTCACGGGTTACCAGCGCGGGGCATCCTCGAAGGTCCGCTGTGTGGATGTCGCCGGTCTCATCGCCGCCGCCTTCCTCCGCAAGAACCGGGACGCCCGCGTCCTGCCATTCGAGTGCGATGTCGTGAAGCTGAAGCTCAATCCGCGCGACAGCGTCATGACCAATGCCGCCAAGCTCGCGAAGATCGGCGGCGGTGGAACGAACTGCTCGGCTCCGCTCCAGTTGCTCAATTCGGAGAAGGCCCAGGCGGATCTGGTCATCTATGTCTCGGACAACGAGTCGTGGATGGACGCCCGTCCGAACGGCCGTGGAACCGGGATGATGCACGAGTGGACCCGCTTCAAGGAACGCAATCCAGCCGCGCGTCTCGTCTGCATCGACCTGGTGCCGAACGTCAGCGTGCAGGCCCTGGACCGGAAGGACATCCTCAACATCGGTGGATTCAGCGACACCGTCTTCGATCTCGTCGCCGCCTTTGCGGCGGGCGCGGACGGAACGGACCACTGGATCTCTGAAATCGAAAAGCAACCCATCAACACGCGCATGAAAATCGCATGACCCTTTGCCGGCGCGGCGAATGCCGGTTGGGAATACATTCTCGAAAGCAGATAGCGGGTTCGACTCCCGTCGGGCTGATCAACCAGCCCGAAAGCCGACGGTAGGCGCTATTCCCATCCACCTTTGCCGTCGCGTCGGCATCCCCTCTCCACGAATGCCCGGAAGATTACATTTGGGACCGGCATGGCAGGTTCGGAAACGAACCCAAGCGGCCGGAATGTTCTTCCGCCAATCCTTGTCGTGGAACTCCCTTCAAACCTACGCCGAATGCAGGCGGGACTACATTGGTAAATGCGGGCTTCGAACCCCGCCCGGACTGAAAAGTCCGGAGGCGTCCCGCCGATCCCTTGTCGGCACCTCCTTTCGCGAATGCAGGAAAGACTACATCTGTGGTCGGTTCGATTCCGCCTTTCGTCCTCCATCAGGAGGGCGCTGTAGCTCAGTGGTAGAGCAATGCTCTTTCCGCCTCTTGTCGCGAATCTCTTTCCCTCTCAATGATCATGAAATCGAAAAGCAATTTCCCGAAACGCACGTGACCTTTGCCGACTCGGCGAATGCCGGTGACGAAGATACGCGGGTTCGAATCCCGCACGGATCGCAAGGTCCGGCTACAGACGGTGCAGGTAAAACGTGTCTCACCACCCTTGCCGCCGCGTCGGCATTCTTTCTTCGCGAATGCCAGAAGGACTACATTGCTTTCAGACGTTGCCGGTTCGAATCCGGCTCCCGCGCGAGCGGGGTAGTTCAATTGGATAGAACACTGGACATGACGTCCTTCGACCACCTCGTCGCGAATCCTTTCTCCTTTCAATCCCCTCACGCCGGATGCCGGCAGGACTACATCACCACGATAGCACGAAGGCCGCGGGTTCGAGTCCCGCTCTGGCGACCGCCAGATGGAGCAGTGGTAGCTCGTCGTGCCCGTTTGCCCTGCCATCTCCTTGTCGGCGTCTTCATTCCAAACGCTCTCGAACGGCGGATGCCGGTGAAACTACATTGTTACGGACAACCAGGTCGTCGGTTCAAATCCGACCCGGGCCACCATCGACGGTCCGGTAGCTCAGTCAGGTAGAGCAGGAACGTTTCACCACACACTTGCCGCCGTTTGTTTTTCTCAGATGAACCCGGAACCAGAATCAGCCGATGAAATGTCGGGGGGATTTTTCGAACTCGATGAATATCCGCCTGATCGTGGACGGTACAAACTCATGGGGAATTCGGAGGCATTTGTCCAACTGCGGGCAGCCATCGACCGCTTGCTCGCAAGTGAAACGAATGAGATGCCGGTGGGAAATGCTGACATGAACATCGCATCCATTCAAAGGATACTGCCTCTGACGGAACGCCAGGTCGTGAAGCAGAAGCGGGAAGCCACTCTGATAGAAACGGGCTGTATTATCACCGCCAGCCTAATCCTCCTTTCTGCCGCTTTTGGTTTCATTCGTGCCGTTGAATTTATCGCCTCTCTTTTCAAATGACTTCCGTCTTTCATCCCTGCCCCTGCTGTGGTACCGTACGTATGTTCTTCCCAAAGGAGGGACGATGCAGGTCTGCCCGGTTTGTTTCTGGGAAGACCTTCCTTCGGAGAGGTTCTGCTTCGGGAGTTTGTCTGTCGAAGCTGCCCAGAAGTGCTTCTTTGAAAAGGGCGCATGCGAAGGACGCTACCGGGATGCCGTCAGAGCGCCCCTGTCTGAAGAGGCGCGCTCTCCGGTCTGGCTCTCCTACGAAGATCTTCGTGCCGGAATCATCAGATGGATTGAAATCCATTTTGAAGATGTCACCCGGGATGGTGGCACCACGCTTCATCAGATGGATGTGCTCGATGATTATGGATCTCCGGGAGATCTCGCGGAAGCGGCCAAACTCGATAACGAGCGTACTTGGCAGGAAATCTCCGATCTCAAGCTCTCCAACTTCGCCTGTTCGATGGTGTTTCTGAATGCCAATGGATTTCGGTTTTATCTGCCAGCCTTCATGCGCTTCACCCTCGCCAACTGGGCGGACGGCGCTTCCACTTGCGAGAACATGGGAGTGATTTATGCGCTGAGCGGAGGACCGGGAGGATTTCATCACGAGGCATTTGAGTCTTTTTCCCGTTTCCAGATGGAGGCTGTGTCCGCTTTCCTTTGGTATATCGCCAATTCCAACGATTCCATGGCGGAAGACGCCGAAAGCAGCCTCGCCTACGGTTGGGGCAAATTCCTGCCGGATTTCGTCCGTCTTTTTTCTGAATCTTTTTCAAACTCTCTTTGAATCATGAACGTACACAAAACCGATGAAGCATTGGGCTTCATCCCCCTCCCCAACGATTCCGGGAAGCCGATCACCGTGGTCGGAACCGATGCGATCCGTGACAACTTTGACGCCACCTGTTTGCAGCAGGCGATCAATTCCCGTCTCGCTCCGGGTGTGACGGATGTGATCCTCAATCCAGACGGTCATGCCGGATACGGCGCGCCGGTCGGCTGCGTGATGGTTTCGCCGACCCACATCTATCCGGGCCCGGTGGGCGTGGACATCAAGTGCTCCATGTCGCTGCTCCAGCTTGACATCCCCGAGGACGCGATCGTGGACAAGAAGGTCCGCCGCGCGCTGATCAATGCGATCATCGAGCGGACTCCAACGGGCGCGGGCCGTGGCCAGCGCACGGTGAAGAAGTCGCGGCGTGTCGATCAGGCCACCGGAGTGCTCGCCGTGACGGAGGGCGCGACCACCCGTGTCTGCGAGGCGCTCGGCATCCCGCCGGAGTGGGCGGACCGATGCGAGGACTCCACCCACTTCGGTCACAACGGGACCTACGATGCGCTTCGTAGCCGGCTCGATTTCATCCTCGCCTCCGGGCGGGTGCGGAACTTCGCGTCGAAGATCGAACAGCTCGGATCGTACGGAGGAGGCAACCACTTCGGCGAGTGCGAGATCACGCGCCTGTCGGACCGCCCATCGATGCTCGCCGCCGCGGATACCTTCGGTTTGAAGGACGGCCATGTGTCGTTCCTCAGCCACTGTGGATCGCGCGGACTCGGCAACCTGCTCGCGCAGGGCCAGTTCAAGGATCTGGAGCACAAGTTCCGCCAGTGGGCCACGCCGTTCCCGGCCGGTGACAAGCAGCTCGTGTACGCGCCGCTCGGAACTCCGGAGGCGGATGCTTACCTCGATGACATGGCCATCGGCGCGAATTTCGCCACGGTGAACCACCTGCTCATCAACGCGCTGGTGCTGGAGGCCTTCCAGGAAGTCCTGCCGGGCGCGAAGGGTGAGCTTGTCTACTTCATCTCGCACAACATCGCGCGTGAGGAAGTGGTCGATGGTAAGAAGGCGTGGGTCCACCGCAAGGGCGCGACCCGCGCGATCCCGGGCGGCCACTTCTCGCTGGCTGGAACGCCGTTCGCGGCCACCGGTCATCCGATCCTGCTGCCGGGAAATCCGCGCGATGGCTCGGTGGTGATGGTGGCGAAGGGTGGTGCCGAGCGCACCGCCTGGTCCGTCAACCACGGCGCCGGACGACAGATGGGACGAAAGCACGCGGCACGGACGCTCGACCAGAAGACGGTGGACGCGGACTTTGATGCCTCGGACATCCTCACCAACTGCCGACAGTACCCGATCGACGAAGCCCCGGACGCCTACAAGAACTTCCCGGAAGTGCTGCGAAGCGTCGAGGCCGCCGGGCTCGCCGAAACCGTGGCGAAACTCCAGGCGCGTTTCGTGATCAAGGATTCCTCGGAAGCGGATGACTGAATGATCGATGATTTGATCACGGATTGCACGGATTCAACGGATGGAAGAGAGGAACCGCAGATGACGCAGATTTCGCTGATGGATTGAAAAGAGATCTTCTCTTCAATCTGCGTCATCTGCGTCATCTGCGAAATCTGCGGTCTATTCCTCTTCTCTCAAAAATCCGTTCAATCCGCGTAATCCGTGGTCCCATTGCTTCCCTAGGAACCAGGACTTTTTCAGAATGAGCAAACTCATCCAACTTGATGGCGGCGAAGGCGGCGGGCAGATGCTCCGCACCGCCCTCTCCTTGGCCATGATCACCGGCCAGCCGTTCCGGATGACGAACATCCGTGGCAAGCGCCCGCGCCCGGGGCTGATGCGCCAGCATTTGACCTGCGTGCGTGCCGCCATGGAGGTCTCGGACGGCACCGCCGATGGAGCGGAGACCGGCTCCACGGAGCTGGTATTCCGTGCGGGGAAAGTACGGCCCGGGTCGTACCAATTCGCCATTGGCACCGCGGGCAGCACCGGCCTGTTGTTCCAGACCCTGCTCCCGGCGCTATGGCATGCGGACGGAGAAAGCGCGCTCGTGCTTGAAGGCGGCACTCACAACCCGATGGCGCCGCCCTTCGAGTTTCTCGACCGGGTGTTCCTGCCGGCGTTGCGGAAGCTGGGCGTGGATGCTGATCTTACTCTCGCCCAGACCGGGTTCGCCCCGGCCGGGGGCGGTCGGATCTCCGCCACCGTGCGGCCCTGCGCCACACTCGGGAAACTGGATCTGCATGAGCGCGGCGAACCGCTGGATCACTGCTTCACCGTCGTGTCCCGCCGTCTCGGTGACCGGATTCCGGGGCGGGTTTTGAAAGCTGCGGGCGATGTGCTCGATTGGCAGCAGCAGATCGTGGACGCCCGCGAAAACGGGCCGGGCACCGGGATCTGCTTCCTGGTCGAGCACCGTTTCGAGCATGGGGCGGAGCTTTGCACCTCGTTCGGCGAGATGGGTGTGCTGGCGGAAAAGGTCGGTCACCGCGCCGCAAAGGCGATGCGTGATTTCATCGGCAGCCGCGCGGCGGTGGGGCGTCATCTCGCCGACCAACTTCTCCTGCCCATGGCACTTGCGGGTGGCGGTTCCTTCACCACGATGAAGCCGGACGATCATGTCCACACCAACATCGCCGTGATCGAGCGCTTCCTGCCCGTGAAGTTTGCCATCGAGCACGGATTGGGCAGTCTGAAGCGGATCTCCTGCGGTTGAGCGGTCAGAGCCGCCCGGCCCATGGACGTTTCGACTCGGTGATATGGGGCGGCCGCAGATAGAGCGGCTGGGGGGACTCCGCAGCCCAGCGGGCGCGCTCGCTTTCCGGCGAGCGTTGCCAGGCCTCCCACAGCAGCCGGGCGGTGGGGATCTGGCGGGGGATGGTCAGCCCGGAGGGAAAAGGATCGCGGACGGAGGTCTCGAAGGTCACGGCACACAGGATGCCATCCAGTTCGTGTCCAAAGGCTTCGGCTCCTTCGATGAGGGTGGGCTCAACAACGATCTTCGAATGCTCCATCACGGAAATCCAGAAGCTGCCCCGCCTCGCATCGCCGACCACCATGCAGGTCATGCCATTTGCCGCCCCCGGCGCGGCGAGGATCGACGGCACCGCCACCACCGGGCAACCGGCCGCGAGGGCCACGCCCTGGGCTGCGGCGATACCGACCCGGGTGCCGCTGTAGCTGCCCGGTCCGCTGCCGACCAGCACCAGCCCGATGTCGGACGGGACGAGCCCGGCCATCAGCTCGCCGAGGGGGCCGAAGAGCACCGCATTGTGGCTGCGGTCGCTGCAGAATTCCCGCTCGGCCACCACCCCGTCCGGCCCGGCGAGGAGCAGCGAAGCGGTGGGAGTGGAGGTTTCGAAAACAAGCGTGTGGGAACCGGGCACGGCATGAGCTTAGGGTCCTGCGGGCGGCTGTCGCCAGCCCGATCCGCACGCCCCTGAATCTGTCTATTTCTGGAAATATCTGCGTTCATTTCTGAATGAATTCCCATCATGAGAATGCTGTTCCGCCCGATGCTTTCTACCTTGCGCCGAAACCGGTGAACCGCTTTGTTCCGGGCGCTTCTTCGAACCATTTTCCCAAAACCAATTCATCCCATGACCACCTACGCCAAAGGCCTTGAAGGCGTGATCGCCAACGAATCCGCCCTCAGCAACGTGGAAGGCGCCGAAGGCCGCCTGAGCTACCTTGGCTACGGGATCGATACGCTGGTCGAGAATTGCTCCTTTGAGGAAGTCACCTACCTCCTTCACAATGGCCGTCTGCCGAAACAGGACGAGTTGAACGCCTTGGAGAAGCGCCTGCGTTCCGACCGCGAGCTGCCCGCCGGTGTGATCGATTTCCTGAAGTCGGCGCCGAAGGATGCCTCGCCGATGGATGTGCTCCGCACCGCCGTCTCGATGCTGGGCCTCTACGACAAGCGCGCCACCATCGGTGAGCCGAACATCGCCAAGGATGCCGAAATCGCCCTCTCGCTGGTGGCGAAGACCCCGGTGATCGTGGCTGCCTACCACCGCTTCCGCCAGGGCCTCAAGCTTCCGCCGGTGCGCGAGGACCTCTCCGAGGCCGCCCACTTCCTCTATCTCATCACCGGCGAGGCTCCCTCGGAGGCCGCCACCCGCACGCTGGACGTCGCCTACACGCTTCATGCCGACCACGGTATGAATGCCTCCACGTTCTCCGCCCGCGTCACCATCGCCACCCTTTCCGATTTCTACTCCGCCATCACCTCCGCCATCGGCACGCTCAAGGGGCCGCTCCACGGCGGTGCCAACGAGGGCGTGATCCACATGCTCCAGGAGATCGGTGATCTCGACAAGGTGGACGATTACGTGGCGGGCAAGATGGCCCGGAAGGAAAAGATCATGGGCATCGGCCACCGCGTGTACAAGGTGCTCGATCCCCGAGCCCCTCACCTCCGCAAGTTGGCGATCCAGCTCACCGAGGAGCTCGGCGAGCCGAAGTGGATCCAGATGTCCGAGCGCATCGCCACCATCATGCGTGAGCAGAAGAGCCTCAACGCCAACGTCGATTTCTACTCCGCCACGGTGTACTACTCGCTGGGCATCCCGACGGATCTCTTCACGCCGATCTTCGCCATCGCCCGCACCGCCGGCTGGACCGCGCAGGTGTTGGAGCAACTCCGCGACAACCGCCTCTACCGCCCGCTCACCCTCTACACGGGTCCGGTCGAATTGAAGGAAGTCGAGCCGATCGCGGAGCGCTGAGGCGTTGGGCATCGCCCTCGGGACCGGGCTTCCCGCCGTCCCTTCCTATGCATCGACGGCCTCCACCGGAGGCAGGCCGGAGATTTCCTCCGGCGTGAACACCCGGCTCTGAACGAGAAAGCGGAGGCCCAGGGGAATCTCCAGCGAGAAACTGGAGCCTCGGCCGGGCTTCACGTCGATGGTGAGCTGGGTATGCTTCCAATGCTCGAACTGCG belongs to Luteolibacter ambystomatis and includes:
- the rtcR gene encoding RNA repair transcriptional activator RtcR; translation: MKRVAIGILGTKLDHGFWEDRWESWRPTISLFQHEELLFDRFELLAEKSFSKLSGRVLEDVRQISPETEARLHEVSFGRDPWDLESVYAALHDWARSYPFDPEHEDYYIHITTGTHIAQISLFLLNEAGTLPGKLIQTSPPVGRSNRKPALPGYAVIDLDLSKYDKLSTRFAEEQAEAADFLKSGIATRNPAFNRMIDRIEQVALRSKAPILLHGATGAGKSQLARRLHELKKQRGGLKGPFVEINCATLQGDTAASALFGHVRGSFTGAQRDRPGLLREADGGMLFLDEIGELGLDEQAMLLRALEDKTFLPVGSDRPATSDFLLIAGTNRDLRCEVAQGRFREDLLARINLWTFTLPSLAQRREDIAPNLDYELRRFAGSHGREASFNKEARQRFLTFAEAVDTPWSGNFRDLNAAVTRMATLAPRGRIRVEEVEEEVERLRESWHRPGAGSAMEGADLEALLGDGLDDIDPFDQVQLAHVVAVCRRSKTLSEAGRELFAVSRKKRAVTNDADRLKKYLAKFGLTFEALK
- a CDS encoding vWA domain-containing protein, whose product is MANRTLFQTLRGAFVPRTDAINDAAAPAYARTPQATLAQLAATGSLNRTFYASAETQLDRVLEAAQQVDTDFLARTALYARRRAFMKDMPALLCAVLATRDLDRLIEIFPQVIDNGRMLRTFVQILRSGVTGRKSLGSAPKRLVRQWLERASERQLIDASIGNAPSLADIVKMVHPRPTDPAREAFYAWLIGKPWNPDVLPAALRAFEDWKRDRAGEIPDVPFQMLTAQDLGEKEWAAIARKASWQTTRMNLNTFLRHGLAKNPELIRLIAKRLADPDAVRRARAFPYQLLVAFMNAAAEMPHAIKEALQDAMETALANVPDIAGRVVVCADVSGSMQCSVTGYQRGASSKVRCVDVAGLIAAAFLRKNRDARVLPFECDVVKLKLNPRDSVMTNAAKLAKIGGGGTNCSAPLQLLNSEKAQADLVIYVSDNESWMDARPNGRGTGMMHEWTRFKERNPAARLVCIDLVPNVSVQALDRKDILNIGGFSDTVFDLVAAFAAGADGTDHWISEIEKQPINTRMKIA
- a CDS encoding DUF6714 family protein; amino-acid sequence: MPLNLSPLFSNDFRLSSLPLLWYRTYVLPKGGTMQVCPVCFWEDLPSERFCFGSLSVEAAQKCFFEKGACEGRYRDAVRAPLSEEARSPVWLSYEDLRAGIIRWIEIHFEDVTRDGGTTLHQMDVLDDYGSPGDLAEAAKLDNERTWQEISDLKLSNFACSMVFLNANGFRFYLPAFMRFTLANWADGASTCENMGVIYALSGGPGGFHHEAFESFSRFQMEAVSAFLWYIANSNDSMAEDAESSLAYGWGKFLPDFVRLFSESFSNSL
- a CDS encoding RtcB family protein, producing the protein MNVHKTDEALGFIPLPNDSGKPITVVGTDAIRDNFDATCLQQAINSRLAPGVTDVILNPDGHAGYGAPVGCVMVSPTHIYPGPVGVDIKCSMSLLQLDIPEDAIVDKKVRRALINAIIERTPTGAGRGQRTVKKSRRVDQATGVLAVTEGATTRVCEALGIPPEWADRCEDSTHFGHNGTYDALRSRLDFILASGRVRNFASKIEQLGSYGGGNHFGECEITRLSDRPSMLAAADTFGLKDGHVSFLSHCGSRGLGNLLAQGQFKDLEHKFRQWATPFPAGDKQLVYAPLGTPEADAYLDDMAIGANFATVNHLLINALVLEAFQEVLPGAKGELVYFISHNIAREEVVDGKKAWVHRKGATRAIPGGHFSLAGTPFAATGHPILLPGNPRDGSVVMVAKGGAERTAWSVNHGAGRQMGRKHAARTLDQKTVDADFDASDILTNCRQYPIDEAPDAYKNFPEVLRSVEAAGLAETVAKLQARFVIKDSSEADD
- the rtcA gene encoding RNA 3'-terminal phosphate cyclase, whose product is MSKLIQLDGGEGGGQMLRTALSLAMITGQPFRMTNIRGKRPRPGLMRQHLTCVRAAMEVSDGTADGAETGSTELVFRAGKVRPGSYQFAIGTAGSTGLLFQTLLPALWHADGESALVLEGGTHNPMAPPFEFLDRVFLPALRKLGVDADLTLAQTGFAPAGGGRISATVRPCATLGKLDLHERGEPLDHCFTVVSRRLGDRIPGRVLKAAGDVLDWQQQIVDARENGPGTGICFLVEHRFEHGAELCTSFGEMGVLAEKVGHRAAKAMRDFIGSRAAVGRHLADQLLLPMALAGGGSFTTMKPDDHVHTNIAVIERFLPVKFAIEHGLGSLKRISCG
- the tsaB gene encoding tRNA (adenosine(37)-N6)-threonylcarbamoyltransferase complex dimerization subunit type 1 TsaB, which gives rise to MPGSHTLVFETSTPTASLLLAGPDGVVAEREFCSDRSHNAVLFGPLGELMAGLVPSDIGLVLVGSGPGSYSGTRVGIAAAQGVALAAGCPVVAVPSILAAPGAANGMTCMVVGDARRGSFWISVMEHSKIVVEPTLIEGAEAFGHELDGILCAVTFETSVRDPFPSGLTIPRQIPTARLLWEAWQRSPESERARWAAESPQPLYLRPPHITESKRPWAGRL
- a CDS encoding citrate/2-methylcitrate synthase; the encoded protein is MTTYAKGLEGVIANESALSNVEGAEGRLSYLGYGIDTLVENCSFEEVTYLLHNGRLPKQDELNALEKRLRSDRELPAGVIDFLKSAPKDASPMDVLRTAVSMLGLYDKRATIGEPNIAKDAEIALSLVAKTPVIVAAYHRFRQGLKLPPVREDLSEAAHFLYLITGEAPSEAATRTLDVAYTLHADHGMNASTFSARVTIATLSDFYSAITSAIGTLKGPLHGGANEGVIHMLQEIGDLDKVDDYVAGKMARKEKIMGIGHRVYKVLDPRAPHLRKLAIQLTEELGEPKWIQMSERIATIMREQKSLNANVDFYSATVYYSLGIPTDLFTPIFAIARTAGWTAQVLEQLRDNRLYRPLTLYTGPVELKEVEPIAER